One genomic window of Methanoculleus horonobensis includes the following:
- a CDS encoding protein translocase subunit SecF — MEFARYDVNKYSPRQMVALPLVLLLLAGVLLGYTTLATGLPITPGIDFAGGTAVTVFTSDSRETIETTFAGYPLLSVGEGIGDGKYIQFGPMDSAQYQSLVALINEKYPDSKIDQIGETFGKTLQSQAFLALIFSFIGMAVVVMIAFRNIVPAGAVVLSAFADIVITGGIMQIIGIPLSLGTTAALLMLIGYSVDSDILLTTRLLKRKGKLEEKLSGAFKTGIIMTTTTLAAIAAMWVVATAGQIQIIAEIASVLLIGLFVDIMNTWMLNAGILKEYVLRGNKK; from the coding sequence ATGGAATTTGCCAGATACGACGTCAACAAATACTCTCCGCGGCAGATGGTAGCGCTGCCCCTCGTTCTCCTCCTCCTTGCCGGGGTGCTGCTGGGCTACACTACGCTTGCCACCGGCCTGCCCATAACGCCGGGCATCGACTTTGCGGGAGGAACGGCGGTCACCGTCTTCACGTCCGACAGCAGAGAGACGATAGAGACGACTTTTGCCGGGTATCCGCTGTTGTCGGTGGGTGAGGGAATCGGCGACGGGAAATACATCCAGTTCGGCCCGATGGACAGTGCCCAGTACCAGAGCCTTGTAGCGCTCATCAACGAGAAGTATCCCGACTCGAAGATAGACCAGATCGGCGAGACGTTCGGAAAGACACTCCAGAGTCAGGCCTTTCTCGCCCTGATCTTCTCGTTCATCGGCATGGCTGTCGTGGTCATGATCGCGTTCCGCAACATCGTGCCGGCGGGTGCGGTCGTCCTCTCCGCCTTCGCCGACATCGTCATCACCGGCGGGATCATGCAGATCATCGGTATTCCGCTCTCCCTCGGGACGACGGCGGCCCTGCTGATGCTGATCGGTTACTCCGTCGACAGTGACATCCTGCTGACCACGCGCCTCCTGAAGCGCAAGGGGAAACTCGAAGAGAAACTCTCCGGCGCATTCAAGACCGGGATCATCATGACGACCACGACCCTCGCAGCCATCGCCGCGATGTGGGTCGTCGCCACGGCGGGACAGATCCAGATCATCGCCGAGATCGCGAGCGTCCTCCTCATCGGGCTCTTTGTGGACATAATGAACACCTGGATGCTGAACGCTGGAATTCTGAAGGAATACGTCCTCCGGGGGAACAAGAAATGA
- a CDS encoding DUF2551 domain-containing protein, whose protein sequence is MRSPGELKKEIEARLKGYLSRDRDGIRHELLNLFVKVKSLTIPQIYEKLQKRFSISYHSIASMVGIIASRIGILHVRRNAEGTNSIYELKDQYVDVVARILGTA, encoded by the coding sequence ATGAGATCACCCGGTGAGCTCAAAAAAGAGATAGAAGCTCGACTCAAAGGTTATCTCTCACGTGACCGGGATGGAATCCGACATGAGCTGCTCAACCTGTTCGTCAAAGTAAAATCTCTCACCATACCCCAGATCTACGAGAAGCTGCAGAAGCGGTTCTCGATCAGTTACCACTCCATCGCGTCCATGGTCGGCATCATAGCGTCCCGTATCGGCATCCTGCATGTGAGGCGGAACGCGGAGGGGACGAACTCCATCTACGAGCTGAAGGACCAGTACGTGGACGTGGTGGCGAGGATCCTCGGGACAGCATAA
- a CDS encoding archease yields MSFEELEHTADVLMRVRGTTLNELFAEAGRAMFHVMYGPCEERGVERRIEIEAENLESLLIDYLSELLFVTEVENTVFCTFDVDLRGTRLSAVLRGEPFDPARHSAGTLVKGISYFGLEIVKEEEGYVVEIIFDI; encoded by the coding sequence ATGAGCTTCGAAGAACTGGAGCACACCGCCGACGTCCTCATGCGGGTGCGGGGCACGACCTTGAACGAGCTCTTTGCCGAGGCGGGCCGGGCGATGTTCCACGTGATGTACGGCCCCTGCGAGGAGAGGGGAGTCGAACGGAGGATCGAGATCGAGGCGGAGAACCTCGAATCACTTCTGATCGACTACCTCTCGGAACTGCTCTTCGTCACCGAGGTCGAGAACACCGTCTTCTGCACCTTCGACGTCGATCTCCGGGGCACCCGGCTCTCCGCCGTCCTCAGGGGCGAGCCGTTCGACCCCGCACGGCACTCGGCCGGAACGCTCGTCAAGGGCATATCTTACTTCGGGCTCGAAATCGTTAAAGAAGAAGAGGGCTACGTGGTGGAGATCATCTTCGATATCTGA
- a CDS encoding RtcB family protein, producing MLTGINKIGDLEWEVPIGYVPDMRVPGRFFLSRTLAETLEEGAVRQLANVATLPGIVKHSLAMPDIHWGYGFPIGGVAAFDMTEGVISPGGVGFDINCGVRLITTPLTEADLAGKKRDLIERLFDAVPTGVGAKSTLRVSNKDLSAVMVDGARWAVERGLGTEADLVRCEGEGAMPGADPDAVSAKARQRGVPQLGTLGAGNHFLEVQVAKEIVDPEAAKVFGIAEGQVCFMVHCGSRGLGHQVATDHLRTLEGALPKYGIRLPDRQLACAPLDSPEGRAYYGGMVSAANYAWANRQVIMHEARKVFAHLFGIEYDEMQLIYDVAHNVAKFERHDVDGVSTEVCVHRKGATRAFGPGAEGVPREYAAIGQPVIIPGSMGTSSYLLHGTTTAMQKTWGSTCHGAGRVLSRSKAKKEVSGKELRERLAGEGILVRAHSDAALAEEAPTVYKPSREVVRVVHEAGLSDIVARLEPLGVIKG from the coding sequence ATGCTTACCGGAATCAATAAGATCGGAGACCTCGAATGGGAGGTTCCTATCGGATACGTCCCCGATATGCGGGTGCCGGGGCGCTTTTTCCTCTCCCGGACACTGGCGGAGACGCTCGAAGAGGGAGCCGTCCGCCAGCTCGCGAACGTCGCGACGCTCCCGGGGATCGTGAAGCACTCGCTTGCCATGCCCGACATCCACTGGGGATACGGGTTTCCCATCGGCGGTGTCGCCGCGTTCGATATGACCGAAGGGGTCATCTCCCCCGGCGGGGTCGGGTTCGACATCAACTGCGGCGTCCGGCTGATCACGACGCCCCTGACCGAGGCCGATCTCGCCGGCAAGAAACGCGACCTGATCGAGCGGCTCTTCGACGCCGTGCCGACCGGAGTGGGCGCAAAGAGTACCCTGCGGGTCTCGAACAAGGATCTCTCCGCGGTCATGGTCGACGGCGCCCGGTGGGCGGTCGAGCGCGGGCTCGGCACCGAAGCCGATCTCGTCCGGTGCGAGGGCGAAGGGGCGATGCCGGGCGCCGATCCCGACGCGGTCAGCGCCAAAGCGCGCCAGCGGGGCGTGCCGCAGCTCGGGACGCTCGGCGCGGGAAACCACTTCCTGGAGGTCCAGGTGGCAAAGGAGATCGTCGACCCCGAAGCAGCGAAGGTCTTCGGGATCGCCGAAGGGCAGGTCTGTTTCATGGTGCACTGCGGCTCCCGCGGCCTCGGCCACCAGGTCGCGACCGATCATTTGCGAACGCTTGAAGGTGCGCTCCCGAAGTACGGGATACGCCTCCCCGACCGGCAACTCGCCTGCGCCCCGCTCGACTCTCCGGAAGGCCGTGCCTACTACGGGGGCATGGTCTCGGCCGCAAACTACGCCTGGGCAAACCGGCAGGTCATCATGCACGAAGCGCGGAAGGTCTTCGCGCACCTCTTCGGGATCGAGTACGACGAGATGCAACTCATCTACGACGTCGCGCACAACGTCGCGAAGTTCGAGCGCCACGACGTCGACGGGGTCTCGACGGAGGTCTGCGTACACCGCAAAGGCGCGACGCGGGCGTTCGGCCCGGGAGCGGAGGGCGTTCCCCGGGAGTATGCCGCGATCGGGCAGCCGGTGATCATCCCCGGAAGCATGGGGACGTCGTCCTACCTCCTCCACGGCACGACCACCGCAATGCAGAAGACGTGGGGGAGCACCTGCCACGGCGCAGGAAGAGTGCTCAGCCGGTCGAAGGCGAAGAAAGAGGTCAGCGGGAAGGAACTCCGTGAACGCCTCGCGGGAGAGGGCATTCTGGTGCGCGCCCACAGCGACGCCGCCCTCGCGGAGGAGGCTCCGACAGTCTACAAGCCGAGCCGGGAAGTGGTGCGTGTCGTGCACGAAGCGGGCCTCTCGGATATCGTCGCCCGGCTGGAACCGCTCGGGGTGATCAAGGGATGA
- a CDS encoding DUF2111 domain-containing protein, producing the protein MDTAMDQYIVSASSSARDLAPIVVCIHDLLGRLPVTARSRDHPGVRVEDGKVVDEAYTGPILEEVLAENVTLRVRPPRGPYKGIPVVVAPVRDEEGSAIGAIGIVDVTGIFDLAGFMEQNTVIRRQVCGEDPCPLPTESPAAKR; encoded by the coding sequence ATGGATACGGCCATGGATCAATACATCGTCTCTGCGTCTTCGAGCGCGCGCGATCTCGCCCCGATCGTGGTATGTATTCACGATCTGCTTGGTCGGCTGCCTGTTACGGCACGATCCCGCGACCATCCCGGGGTCAGGGTCGAGGACGGAAAGGTTGTCGACGAGGCCTATACCGGCCCGATCCTCGAGGAAGTCCTGGCGGAGAACGTAACGTTGAGGGTCAGGCCCCCGAGAGGCCCGTACAAGGGCATCCCGGTTGTGGTGGCGCCGGTAAGGGACGAGGAAGGAAGTGCAATCGGTGCAATCGGCATCGTCGATGTGACCGGCATCTTTGATCTGGCGGGTTTCATGGAGCAGAATACGGTGATCCGGAGGCAGGTCTGCGGCGAGGACCCGTGTCCGCTCCCGACCGAGTCGCCTGCAGCGAAAAGGTAA
- a CDS encoding biotin--[acetyl-CoA-carboxylase] ligase — protein sequence MKDTAINVLKILEESPGPVSGERIAEQLGITRSAVWKQIRELRRLGYGISSSRVEGYRLEAKSDRLLPYEINKILRTRVLGRQIRHFDSTASTGWIAKKLAAETDPENLHGMVIIAEEQTGGVGRLGRAWVSPAGGIWATILLKPGVPLDHLFMITMAGSVAIARAIRKEYGISALIKWPNDIFIGDKKVAGLLLELAAEADTVHYALLGLGIDANVSLDDLSSNLRETVTTLQAEVGHEVDRVALLARVLREFELRYQQLEDGEYDSIIREWKSLSLTLDHRVAIKTINKTFSGEAIDIDEHGALVIRKDNGKVERVIAGDCFQL from the coding sequence ATGAAGGACACGGCAATCAACGTACTGAAGATACTCGAAGAATCGCCCGGCCCGGTATCGGGCGAACGGATTGCAGAGCAGCTGGGCATCACCCGGTCGGCCGTCTGGAAGCAGATACGCGAACTCCGGAGGCTGGGATACGGGATATCGTCGTCCCGGGTGGAAGGCTACCGCCTCGAGGCGAAGAGCGACCGGCTCCTGCCCTACGAGATCAACAAGATACTCCGCACCCGGGTTCTCGGACGGCAGATCCGTCACTTCGACAGCACCGCCTCCACGGGCTGGATCGCAAAGAAACTTGCCGCCGAGACCGATCCCGAGAACCTGCACGGCATGGTGATCATTGCTGAAGAGCAGACCGGCGGGGTAGGAAGGCTCGGACGCGCCTGGGTCTCGCCGGCCGGCGGCATCTGGGCCACCATTCTCTTGAAACCAGGTGTCCCGCTCGACCATCTCTTCATGATCACCATGGCCGGGTCGGTCGCGATTGCCCGTGCCATCCGCAAGGAGTACGGCATCAGTGCGCTCATCAAGTGGCCCAACGACATCTTCATCGGGGACAAGAAGGTCGCCGGTCTACTCCTGGAACTTGCTGCCGAAGCGGATACCGTGCACTACGCCCTCCTGGGGCTCGGGATCGACGCGAACGTCTCTCTCGACGATCTCTCCTCGAACCTGCGGGAGACGGTGACCACGCTCCAGGCCGAGGTCGGCCATGAGGTCGACCGCGTGGCGCTTCTTGCCCGGGTGCTGCGGGAGTTCGAGCTGCGCTACCAGCAGCTCGAGGACGGCGAGTACGATTCCATCATCCGCGAGTGGAAGAGCCTCTCCCTGACACTCGACCACCGGGTGGCCATCAAGACGATCAACAAGACCTTCTCGGGGGAGGCGATCGATATCGACGAGCACGGCGCCCTGGTCATCAGGAAGGACAACGGGAAGGTAGAGCGGGTCATCGCCGGGGACTGTTTCCAGCTCTGA
- a CDS encoding biotin transporter BioY encodes MVDMMHRARILAYSSTFVALIAAGSWISIPLPPVPLTLQTLFVLLSGIVMKRYGVIPVALYVLLGAAGLPVYHNGTAGLGVLLGPTGGFLVGFIPAALVAGLAYEQKSPTTRIAGLITATVLTYVFGVAWLAWSASLSLPQAILVGVAPFIVGAVVKVAAAYAIGKRVA; translated from the coding sequence ATGGTTGACATGATGCACCGAGCCCGGATCCTCGCCTACAGCAGTACGTTCGTCGCGCTGATCGCCGCCGGGAGCTGGATCTCCATCCCGCTTCCCCCGGTTCCGCTCACGCTCCAGACCCTCTTCGTCCTGTTATCCGGGATCGTCATGAAGCGGTACGGGGTGATCCCCGTCGCCCTCTACGTCCTCCTCGGGGCGGCGGGCCTCCCGGTCTATCACAACGGCACGGCGGGCCTTGGGGTCCTTCTCGGCCCCACGGGCGGGTTCCTGGTCGGCTTCATCCCCGCCGCCCTCGTCGCCGGGCTCGCCTACGAACAGAAGTCGCCGACGACGCGGATCGCAGGGCTGATCACGGCGACCGTTCTCACCTACGTCTTCGGCGTCGCATGGCTCGCCTGGTCGGCATCGCTCTCACTTCCTCAGGCGATCCTTGTCGGCGTCGCGCCGTTCATCGTCGGTGCCGTCGTGAAGGTCGCGGCGGCATACGCCATAGGGAAACGGGTGGCATGA
- a CDS encoding ATP-binding cassette domain-containing protein has translation MIRIADLRHRLLDIPGVAVDARHIAVIGPNGSGKTTLLSVCSGIEEPETGTVQLLDRPPSAVKVGWVGEFPDRTLLFSRVYDEIASTPRFRHRPCPETDRPVRAAAEVVGIRHLLGKKVSALSGGEKVLVALAAACAGEPEVLVLDEADSHLDAVTAERVRRVVRESAAAHVLWCTQSMDAAATADCVLFMENGRVRHHGTPEEVFSALEETCFYPTLWRVRR, from the coding sequence ATGATCCGTATCGCCGATCTCCGGCACCGGCTGCTCGACATCCCCGGCGTTGCGGTGGACGCGCGCCATATCGCCGTCATCGGGCCGAACGGGAGCGGCAAGACGACACTGCTCTCGGTCTGCTCCGGGATTGAGGAGCCTGAGACGGGGACGGTTCAACTCCTCGACCGTCCACCGTCGGCCGTGAAGGTCGGGTGGGTGGGGGAGTTCCCCGACCGGACGCTCCTCTTCTCCCGGGTCTACGACGAGATCGCGTCGACGCCCCGGTTCCGCCACCGCCCCTGCCCCGAGACGGACAGGCCGGTCCGGGCGGCCGCGGAGGTTGTCGGCATCCGCCACCTCCTCGGCAAGAAGGTCTCGGCCCTCTCCGGGGGCGAGAAGGTGCTCGTCGCGCTGGCCGCCGCCTGCGCCGGCGAGCCCGAGGTGCTCGTCCTGGACGAGGCCGACTCGCACCTGGACGCCGTGACGGCGGAGCGCGTCCGGCGCGTGGTGCGGGAGAGCGCCGCAGCCCACGTGCTCTGGTGCACGCAGTCGATGGACGCCGCGGCCACCGCGGACTGCGTCCTCTTCATGGAGAACGGCCGCGTCCGGCACCACGGCACGCCGGAGGAGGTCTTCTCCGCGCTCGAGGAGACGTGCTTTTACCCCACGCTCTGGAGGGTCCGCCGGTGA
- a CDS encoding ATP-binding cassette domain-containing protein has product MKVELMDLVFSRDSFVLRGSGTFGEGVHLVSGPVGSGKSTLALLLAGLLRPESGAVHRDGVLSADLLLQFPEHHVTCPTVAGEAASWGLVPEDALALAELSARADDDPFHLSRGELKRLTLACALLRDPDLLLLDEPFSSLDCTAKRKACRMLEERDAGITIVFSHERAILPRVDAIWEMEEGVLAARGGVPDAIPSWRHAPPYLRYALDQGARPANIRLSDAREALCRIRG; this is encoded by the coding sequence GTGAAGGTCGAACTCATGGATCTCGTCTTCTCGCGGGACTCGTTCGTCCTCCGGGGCAGCGGCACCTTCGGCGAGGGCGTACACCTGGTCAGCGGGCCGGTGGGGAGCGGGAAGTCGACGCTCGCCCTCCTGCTTGCGGGGCTGCTCCGGCCCGAGAGCGGGGCCGTCCACCGGGACGGCGTTCTCTCGGCAGATCTCCTGCTGCAGTTCCCCGAGCACCACGTCACCTGCCCGACGGTCGCCGGGGAGGCCGCTTCCTGGGGGCTCGTGCCGGAGGACGCGCTCGCGCTGGCGGAGTTGTCGGCGCGTGCGGATGACGACCCGTTCCACCTCTCCCGCGGCGAACTCAAGAGACTGACTCTCGCCTGCGCGCTCCTGAGAGATCCCGACCTGTTGCTGCTGGACGAACCGTTCAGTTCTCTCGACTGCACCGCGAAGAGGAAGGCCTGCAGGATGCTCGAGGAGCGGGATGCCGGCATCACGATCGTCTTCTCGCACGAGCGCGCGATCCTTCCCCGGGTCGACGCGATCTGGGAGATGGAGGAGGGAGTTCTCGCGGCCCGCGGCGGCGTGCCCGATGCGATCCCTTCCTGGCGGCACGCCCCGCCGTATCTCCGGTATGCCCTGGATCAGGGTGCCCGTCCCGCGAACATCAGGCTCTCCGACGCCCGGGAGGCGCTATGCAGGATCCGCGGCTGA